Proteins from a genomic interval of Yarrowia lipolytica chromosome 1E, complete sequence:
- a CDS encoding uncharacterized protein (Compare to YALI0E30569g, similar to Saccharomyces cerevisiae LEA1 (YPL213W); ancestral locus Anc_6.230, similar to uniprot|O73931 Salmo salar U2 snRNP- specific A protein), protein MNFWWLKFDDASTESLRNNIFTNNSITKNMRLNADTILNAQSYINPIGDRELNLRGLQIPVIENLGVTEDHYTSLDLSDNEIRVMGGFPRLETLRTLLLSKNRITQINDVKNIAKLETLVLTQNGIATLGALESLKSLVNLTAITLDGNPVQHVPRYRSYMISILPSLRMLDFQRVTQKERDEAEAMEFDVVPVTETDNLSAVDKAELRERLKNATTIQEIEEIEAMLKV, encoded by the coding sequence ATGAACTTTTGGTGGTTAAAGTTCGACGATGCAAGCACTGAAAGTCTTCGAAACAACATCTTCACAAACAACAGCATTACGAAAAACATGAGACTCAACGCAGACACCATTCTCAACGCGCAGTCATACATCAACCCCATTGGTGACCGAGAGTTGAATCTGCGTGGGCTGCAGATTCCGGTTATAGAGAACCTCGGAGTCACCGAAGATCATTACACGTCCTTGGACCTCAGTGACAACGAGATCCGTGTCATGGGAGGCTTTCCTCGACTCGAAACCCTTCGgacactgctgctgagcaAAAATCGCATCACACAGATCAACGATGTCAAAAACATCGCCAAGCTGGAGACTTTGGTTCTGACACAGAATGGAATCGCGACTCTGGGTGCATTAGAAAGCCTGAAGAGCCTCGTCAACCTCACAGCTATCACTCTTGATGGCAATCCCGTGCAGCACGTACCCCGCTACAGAAGCTACATGATTTCTATTCTGCCTTCTCTTCGCATGCTCGATTTCCAGCGAGTAACACAAAAGGAACGTGACGAGGCTGAAGCCATGGAGTTCGACGTGGTGCCTGTGACGGAAACCGACAACCTCAGCGCTGTGGACAAGGCTGAGTTGAGAGAGCGACTCAAGAACGCTACCACCATCCAAGAGATCGAGGAGATCGAGGCCATGCTGAAGGTCTAG
- a CDS encoding uncharacterized protein (Compare to YALI0E30591g, similar to Saccharomyces cerevisiae BPL1 (YDL141W); ancestral locus Anc_7.315, similar to uniprot|P48445 Saccharomyces cerevisiae YDL141w BPL1 biotin holocarboxylase synthetase singleton) translates to MNVLVYNGPGSTPESVKHATESLRKLLSPYYSVHNVDAEVIKNEPWTESTALLVMPGGADLPYCSDLGGPGNKLIRNWIRAGGKYLGFCAGGYYGAQRVEFEEGTDLEVIGDRELSLYGGKCVGSAYKGFVYDSHAGARAVGVNWKGSPFKCYFNGGGVFVPGKDMDTENTEVVAEYSQDTEVPNSGRSAVVKMNVGEGRAVLSGIHPEFNPSMMKKGDQHIDAVIEELENFEKERLAFLRHLMTLLGLKTNPDTTDMTLTSLYVTGNGVAKLLKDLDVSEENRVFSAPNDTFFFGEKPSGDSNHTHVIPMVGDVPASELTPHFDHKLYYQSLRAPELGSTLLYGEVLTSTSTLLDKNYNLLRHLPNGFTAVGTVQLSGRGRGNNVWVNPIGVLAVSTVLRINFNPFGQNTSIIFVQYLASLAMVQAIKNYGPGYSEVPVKLKWPNDIYAANPGSEMVGSTDAYLKIGGVIVNSNVFDGQYMLVVGCGVNVTNSAPTTSLNMLINSMNEKNGTTLEHYRTEVLLAKFLETFEAMMDAFKNHGFSIFEPLYYSSWLHQDAQVRLEHYGNVKATVKGISMDQGMLLVQEEGSGRVIELQPDGNSFDMMRGLLKRKE, encoded by the coding sequence ATGAACGTGCTGGTGTATAACGGTCCAGGATCTACCCCCGAGTCAGTCAAGCATGCCACCGAGTCTCTGCGAAAGTTGCTGTCTCCTTACTACTCTGTTCACAATGTCGACGCCGAGGTGATCAAGAACGAACCCTGGACTGAGAGCACCGCACTGCTGGTGATGCCCGGAGGAGCCGATCTGCCCTACTGTTCGGACCTAGGTGGACCAGGAAACAAGTTGATTCGAAATTGGATTCGAGCTGGAGGCAAGTACCTTGGTTTCTGTGCTGGAGGATACTATGGAGCCCAAAGGGTTGAGTTTGAAGAGGGAACTGATCTTGAGGTCATAGGAGACAGAGAACTGTCACTCTACGGAGGAAAGTGTGTCGGATCTGCATACAAGGGCTTTGTCTACGATTCTCATGCTGGTGCTCGAGCTGTGGGGGTGAACTGGAAGGGTAGCCCCTTCAAGTGCTACTTCAATGGGGGAGGAGTATTCGTTCCTGGTAAGGACATGGATACTGAAAACACTGAGGTGGTGGCAGAGTACTCTCAGGACACGGAGGTGCCGAACTCTGGACGCAGCGCCGTGGTCAAGATGAACGTTGGCGAAGGAAGAGCTGTGCTCAGTGGAATCCACCCCGAGTTTAATCCCAGcatgatgaagaagggAGATCAGCATATTGATGCTGTTAttgaagagctggagaacTTTGAGAAAGAACGATTGGCCTTTCTGAGACACCTGATGACTCTTCTGGGTCTCAAGACGAACCCTGACACTACAGACATGACCCTGACCAGTCTGTATGTCACCGGAAACGGAGTCGCGAAGCTTCTGAAGGATCTTGATGTCTCAGAAGAGAACCGAGTATTCTCCGCACCCAATGAtaccttcttctttggcGAGAAGCCTTCTGGCGACTCTAACCACACCCATGTCATCCCTatggttggtgatgttcCTGCATCTGAACTGACACCCCATTTCGACCACAAGCTTTACTACCAGAGCCTGCGGGCTCCTGAGCTTGGCTCCACCCTGCTCTATGGAGAAGTCCTCACCTCAACTTCTACTCTGTTGGACAAGAACTACAATCTGCTGCGACATCTTCCTAACGGTTTTACTGCTGTAGGTACTGTTCAGCTCTCCGGTCGAGGCCGTGGAAATAACGTATGGGTGAACCCCATCGGCGTGCTTGCTGTTTCTACTGTTCTAAGAATCAACTTCAACCCCTTTGGCCAGAACACTAGCATCATCTTTGTTCAGTACCTCGCCTCTCTTGCTATGGTTCAGGCTATCAAGAACTATGGCCCCGGCTATTCTGAAGTCCCCGTCAAGCTCAAGTGGCCAAACGATATCTATGCCGCAAACCCTGGAAGTGAGATGGTTGGGTCCACTGATGCCTATCTAAAGATTGGAGGTGTGAttgtcaactccaacgTATTCGACGGTCAGTACATGCTTGTTGTGGGCTGTGGAGTCAACGTTACTAACAGTGCTCCTACCACATCTCTTAACATGCTAATCAACTCCATGAACGAAAAGAATGGCACTACTCTGGAGCACTACCGAACCGAGGTGCTACTTGCCAAGTTCCTCGAGACCTTCGAGGCCATGATGGACGCATTCAAGAACCATggcttctccatcttcgAGCCTCTCTACTATTCCAGCTGGCTTCACCAGGATGCCCAGGTCAGATTGGAGCATTATGGCAATGTCAAGGCCACTGTGAAAGGAATCAGTATGGACCAGGGAATGCTTCTGGTTCAGGAGGAGGGATCTGGCCGTGTCATTGAGCTTCAGCCCGATGGAAACTCTTTCGATATGATGAGAGGACTCCTTAAGCGTAAGGAGTGA
- a CDS encoding 60S ribosomal protein eL36 (Compare to YALI0E30602g, similar to Saccharomyces cerevisiae RPL36A (YMR194W) and RPL36B (YPL249C-A); ancestral locus Anc_6.283,gnl|GLV|YALI0E30602g [Yarrowia lipolytica] similar to uniprot|O14455 Saccharomyces cerevisiae YPL249C-A R36B 60S ribosomal protein L36-B (L39B)), translated as MATKSGIAIGPNKGHKVTARTPATRVSRRKGALSKRSAFVRDLVKEVTGQAPYERRIIELLRNSSDKRARKLAKKKLGTFGRAKAKVEDMNNVITASRHA; from the exons ATGGCTACCAAGTCCG GAATCGCTATTGGACCCAACAAGGGCCACAAGGTCACTGCCCGAACCCCCGCCACTCGAGTTTCTCGACGAAAGGGTGCCCTCTCTAAGCGATCCGCTTTTGTCCGAGACCTCGTAAAGGAGGTTACCGGCCAGGCTCCTTACGAGCGACGAATCATTGAGTTGCTGCGAAACTCCAGTGATAAGCGAGCTCGAAAGCTCGCTAAGAAGAAGCTCGGTACTTTCGGCCGTGCTAAGGCTAAGGTTGAGGACATGAACAACGTCATCACCGCTTCTCGACACGCCTAA
- a CDS encoding uncharacterized protein (similar to Saccharomyces cerevisiae YLR218C; ancestral locus Anc_7.311), with product MQPATKKEEFEDDDEPDAWDARINKTGCADENMALTDCYQDTKDWRKCTDEMKAFKDCWAAHKQDDRTQTKQM from the exons ATGCAGCCTGCTACTAAGAAGGAAGAATttgaggacgacgatgaaCCTGATGCTTG GGACGCTCGCATCAATAAGACCGGGTGTGCTGATGAGAATATGGCTCTCACTGATTGCTACCAGGACACCAAGGATTGGCGAAAGTGCACTGACGAGATGAAGGCCTTTAAGGACTGTTGGGCAGCTCACAAGCAAGATGATCGAACCCAGACCAAGCAGATGTAG
- a CDS encoding uncharacterized protein (Compare to YALI0E30613g, weakly similar to uniprot|Q872V0 Neurospora crassa B23G1.040), with product MSRITKPGQKKTNANASELKKLLANPTQEISTAKPPPPSVAPPPDVIYTFTGSTAGAGSGEFHVYKHARHKEAERLKYINEAAQKDTERDEFLKRREEQQQKDAEKTNKNRARRQKRKQANAKKPVKASEEPKTDVKSPEDSTPGPEPEVKVTDAGVAKAEPKAELEIKSEAIGGQEEPESLSEGKIIDADAAF from the coding sequence ATGTCCAGGATCACTAAGCCTGGACAGAAAAAGACCAACGCAAACGCATCGGAGCTCAAGAAACTTCTAGCAAACCCTACACAGGAAATTTCCACAGCAAAACCGCCCCCACCATCAGTGgcgcctcctccagacgtCATCTACACCTTTACTGGATCtacagcaggagcaggatCCGGAGAGTTCCATGTGTATAAACACGCTAGACacaaggaggccgagcgaCTGAAGTATATCAATGAAGCTGCTCAGAAGGATACCGAGCGTGACGAGTTTCTGAAACGAAGGGaagaacagcagcagaaggaTGCAGAGAAGACCAACAAAAATCGAGCAAGGAGGCAAAAGCGAAAGCAGGCAAACGCTAAGAAGCCGGTAAAGGCGTCCGAAGAGCCCAAGACTGATGTAAAGTCCCCTGAGGACTCCACACCTGGTCCTGAGCCTGAGGTGAAAGTTACTGATGCTGGAGTGGCAAAAGCTGAGCCCAAGGCCGAGCTCGAGATCAAGTCAGAAGCTATTGGGGGTCAGGAAGAGCCCGAGTCTCTATCCGAGGGAAAAATCATTGATGCGGATGCTGCTTTCTAG